A single region of the Acetivibrio cellulolyticus CD2 genome encodes:
- a CDS encoding peptidoglycan D,D-transpeptidase FtsI family protein, which translates to MNMRRAGFLLISFTLVLITLGVRIFYLQFYTGKSLSIAADTQRISDIDIDFPRGDILDRNSIPLTNRTKEIYVVLKPIYLREKESEMASIAEILGLELSGLKRDIAFRKSPMIMTCSQYEKDALTKLNSQGISFINSLKRYSENSVAKHLTGYINEIDKTGQTGLEKFFQDTLKLNSKSSVGVITDAKNNLVTGLGYRFIEPEPVNKLSVKLTLDYHIQRIAEDVMKKSGLKGAVVIEDVVSGNVVAMLSKPDYDPNNIEKYLSSADKELFNRAVASYNLGSIFKIIALASAYENGIDPNMNYFCPGYINLGDKEFKCGSYAKGGHGFIGLEEAFASSCNPYFIELGIKVGATKIINTAKKFGLGNYTGVNEQGIEESAGNLPDPNKYYTYGDIANISIGQGDVLSTPLQVADIVSTIANGGIKNRVNIVDSIIDSDNNTLKVVKSNEGKRIISKKVCDKIKLLMEMVTISGTGIKANLEKYGGAGAKTGSAETGQYINGEKIVHAWFAGYFPRLNPRYSVCVFIENGKSGGTIAAPIFEEIAREILVKGL; encoded by the coding sequence ATGAATATGAGGAGAGCAGGTTTTCTGCTTATTAGTTTTACATTGGTTCTAATTACTCTTGGAGTAAGAATTTTTTACTTACAGTTCTATACTGGAAAAAGTTTATCTATTGCAGCCGACACACAGAGGATATCTGACATAGACATTGATTTTCCCCGCGGAGATATCCTTGATAGGAATTCAATCCCCCTAACCAATAGAACCAAAGAGATTTATGTAGTATTAAAACCAATTTATCTAAGAGAAAAGGAAAGCGAAATGGCAAGTATTGCAGAAATACTTGGCCTTGAACTAAGCGGACTTAAGAGAGACATAGCCTTTAGGAAAAGTCCTATGATAATGACCTGTAGTCAATATGAAAAGGATGCCTTAACAAAACTAAATTCCCAAGGTATATCCTTTATAAACTCTCTTAAAAGATATAGCGAAAACTCTGTAGCAAAACATTTAACAGGTTATATAAATGAAATTGATAAAACAGGACAAACGGGGTTAGAAAAATTCTTTCAAGACACACTAAAACTCAATTCCAAAAGCAGCGTAGGTGTAATCACGGATGCGAAGAATAACCTGGTTACAGGTCTAGGTTACAGGTTCATAGAGCCGGAGCCAGTAAATAAGCTCAGCGTAAAGCTTACTCTGGACTATCATATACAAAGAATAGCTGAAGATGTTATGAAAAAAAGCGGCTTAAAAGGTGCAGTAGTCATAGAGGATGTAGTAAGTGGAAATGTCGTTGCAATGTTAAGTAAGCCCGATTATGACCCTAATAATATTGAAAAATATTTATCAAGCGCTGACAAAGAACTCTTTAACAGGGCAGTAGCTTCTTACAATCTTGGCTCCATATTTAAGATAATTGCCCTTGCAAGTGCTTATGAAAATGGTATTGATCCTAATATGAATTACTTTTGCCCAGGATATATTAATTTGGGAGATAAAGAGTTTAAATGCGGTTCGTATGCCAAAGGAGGCCATGGTTTTATTGGTCTTGAGGAAGCTTTTGCATCTTCATGTAACCCATATTTCATAGAACTTGGCATCAAAGTTGGGGCTACAAAAATTATTAACACTGCAAAGAAGTTTGGATTGGGCAACTACACAGGAGTTAACGAACAGGGTATTGAGGAATCAGCCGGTAACCTTCCCGACCCAAACAAATACTATACCTATGGGGACATCGCCAACATCTCAATAGGTCAGGGGGATGTACTTTCAACCCCGCTTCAGGTGGCTGATATAGTTTCAACGATTGCCAACGGCGGTATAAAAAACAGGGTAAACATAGTTGATTCTATAATTGACTCAGATAACAATACTTTAAAGGTTGTAAAAAGTAACGAAGGTAAAAGGATTATCTCAAAAAAAGTATGTGATAAAATAAAGCTTTTAATGGAAATGGTTACCATAAGTGGCACAGGAATAAAAGCAAACCTCGAAAAGTATGGTGGAGCTGGAGCAAAAACGGGAAGTGCTGAAACAGGGCAATACATAAACGGTGAAAAAATCGTTCATGCATGGTTTGCAGGATACTTTCCAAGATTAAACCCAAGGTATTCTGTTTGTGTATTTATTGAAAATGGAAAAAGCGGTGGAACAATTGCGGCCCCAATATTTGAAGAAATCGCCAGAGAAATCCTTGTAAAGGGTCTGTAA